The Hymenobacter sp. DG01 genome has a segment encoding these proteins:
- a CDS encoding PepSY domain-containing protein, whose product MKDRLGEAAYSQVRFLEGRVVDVDSVLKQPNDIKWNVCSYYLCFAFQGATAQVGLDKWGQPVNDLTLPEISRYPERGRLISRSAALQIARRKQVLRKSDRPEDVQAEISYSPELGVLRWIITVRQRKTDFASDIRKIALNAHTGEVLRIRKYESRSDF is encoded by the coding sequence ATGAAGGACCGTCTGGGCGAAGCCGCATATTCCCAGGTGAGGTTTTTAGAAGGGCGAGTTGTTGATGTGGATAGCGTGCTGAAACAGCCCAACGACATCAAGTGGAATGTGTGCAGTTATTATCTCTGCTTTGCCTTTCAGGGTGCGACAGCTCAGGTGGGACTCGACAAATGGGGCCAGCCCGTCAACGACCTTACACTGCCGGAAATAAGCCGGTACCCGGAAAGAGGCCGCTTGATTTCGAGAAGCGCAGCACTCCAGATAGCACGGCGCAAACAGGTACTCCGGAAGAGCGACCGGCCAGAGGATGTTCAAGCTGAAATAAGCTACTCCCCCGAATTGGGCGTGCTACGGTGGATCATCACTGTACGTCAACGCAAAACTGATTTTGCGTCCGACATCAGAAAAATAGCTTTAAACGCTCACACCGGCGAGGTATTACGCATCCGGAAATACGAGTCTCGCTCGGACTTCTGA